A region from the Francisella orientalis FNO12 genome encodes:
- a CDS encoding pseudaminic acid biosynthesis-associated methylase: MKKFKTEQEAFWPDPKWAVEYIKRNNQDVIKDNIKVFSDILSSMTNVSSVIEFGSNIGLNLHAINSLSQNMDISAIEISQDAVNELNKLEFVKTVYHESFLDIQIDRQRDLSLIKGVLIHINPEFLELIYEKLYKFSSKYIVIAEYYNPTPVTIPYRGNNERLFKRDFAGEMLINILIWN, translated from the coding sequence ATGAAAAAATTTAAAACTGAACAAGAAGCTTTTTGGCCAGATCCAAAATGGGCTGTAGAATACATAAAGCGTAACAACCAAGATGTAATTAAGGATAACATAAAGGTTTTTTCCGATATTCTTTCATCAATGACCAATGTTTCTAGTGTCATTGAGTTTGGCTCAAACATAGGACTAAATCTTCATGCAATAAATAGTTTATCACAAAATATGGATATTTCCGCTATTGAAATTAGCCAAGATGCAGTGAATGAACTGAATAAATTAGAATTTGTAAAAACCGTATATCATGAGTCTTTCTTAGATATTCAAATAGACAGGCAAAGAGACTTATCTTTAATAAAAGGGGTCTTGATACATATTAATCCAGAGTTTTTAGAATTAATTTATGAAAAATTATATAAATTTTCTTCTAAATATATAGTTATAGCAGAATATTATAATCCAACTCCTGTAACGATTCCATACAGAGGAAATAATGAGCGACTTTTCAAAAGAGACTTCGCTGGAGAGATGCTGATAAATATCCTGATTTGGAATTAG
- the pseC gene encoding UDP-4-amino-4,6-dideoxy-N-acetyl-beta-L-altrosamine transaminase, translating into MDFIPYGRQNISADDIEAVIDTLKSDFLTQGRVVVNFEKSVARYCGAEHAFAVANATCALHLAYLALGVGKGDIVWTSPNTFLATANAAIMCGADVDFVDICPRTYNMSVECLEHKLIEAKKIGKLPKIVAPVHFAGQSCDMQQIHLLSKEYDFSIVEDAAHAIGGRYLDKPIGSCQYSDIVIFSFHPVKIVATAEGGMLMTNSSELAAKIGLLRTHGLTRDESLMTKESEGPWYYEMIDLVYNYRITDMQCALGLSQMSRLDEFVAKRHAVLTKYEKRLSNCSEVVLPHQFDKSYSGLHLYPVVVPANKRRVMFEYLRNNDIGVNVHYIPVYMQPYYQKMGFKKGYCPNAEAYYNGAISLPMYPDLTGEQIKYICERIKKSLNKVNKDSL; encoded by the coding sequence ATGGATTTTATTCCTTATGGAAGACAAAATATATCTGCAGATGATATTGAGGCTGTAATAGATACTCTAAAGTCGGATTTTTTAACGCAGGGGCGGGTAGTTGTTAATTTTGAAAAGTCTGTCGCAAGGTATTGTGGAGCTGAGCATGCTTTCGCTGTGGCAAATGCAACATGTGCTTTACACTTGGCATATTTGGCATTAGGGGTTGGTAAGGGAGATATTGTTTGGACATCGCCTAATACATTTTTAGCTACTGCTAATGCTGCTATCATGTGTGGAGCAGATGTTGATTTTGTCGATATTTGTCCTAGAACTTATAATATGTCTGTTGAATGTTTAGAACATAAGTTAATTGAGGCAAAAAAGATTGGTAAATTACCAAAAATAGTGGCTCCAGTACATTTTGCAGGACAATCATGTGATATGCAACAGATACACTTGTTGTCAAAGGAATATGATTTTTCGATAGTTGAAGATGCAGCTCATGCTATTGGTGGTAGATACCTTGATAAGCCAATAGGATCTTGTCAATATTCTGATATTGTAATCTTTAGCTTTCATCCTGTTAAGATCGTGGCTACTGCAGAAGGTGGTATGCTGATGACAAATTCTAGTGAGCTTGCAGCAAAGATAGGTTTATTGAGAACTCATGGGTTGACTAGAGATGAGTCTCTAATGACAAAAGAGTCAGAGGGTCCTTGGTATTATGAGATGATAGATTTAGTCTACAACTATCGTATTACAGATATGCAGTGCGCACTTGGTCTATCACAAATGTCTAGGCTTGATGAGTTTGTAGCAAAGAGGCATGCTGTATTAACGAAGTATGAGAAGCGATTGTCTAATTGTTCAGAAGTTGTTTTGCCACATCAGTTTGACAAAAGCTATTCAGGATTGCATCTATATCCGGTAGTTGTTCCAGCTAACAAGAGAAGAGTGATGTTTGAATATCTTCGTAATAATGATATAGGAGTCAATGTTCATTATATACCTGTATATATGCAGCCTTACTACCAAAAGATGGGATTCAAGAAAGGATACTGTCCTAATGCAGAAGCATATTATAATGGGGCAATAAGTTTGCCTATGTATCCAGATTTGACAGGTGAGCAGATAAAGTATATTTGTGAACGAATAAAAAAGTCTCTTAATAAAGTAAATAAGGACAGTTTATGA
- the pseB gene encoding UDP-N-acetylglucosamine 4,6-dehydratase (inverting), which produces MLLSEYKPKKIIIFSRDELKQFEMSQEFNDPCMRYFIGDVRDGERLKEAMHGVDYVIHAAAQKQVPAAEYNPMECIKTNVHGAENVIKAALSNNVEKVIALSTDKAANPINLYGATKLASDKLFVAANNMVGTRKTRFAIVRYGNVLGSRGSVIPFFQKLIDDGATELPIIHEKMTRFLITLEEGVRFVLKNFERMQGGEIFVPKIPSMYMTELAKAMAPDLPHKIVGIRPGEKLHEIMCPSDDSHLTLEFDDHYVLCPTIQFAHKADFTKNKLGEVGSPVELGFEYNSGNNTEWLTHESFLEMMARM; this is translated from the coding sequence ATATTATTATCTGAATATAAGCCTAAAAAAATAATCATCTTTAGTAGAGATGAACTAAAGCAGTTTGAGATGTCTCAAGAATTTAATGATCCTTGTATGCGATATTTTATTGGAGACGTTAGGGATGGTGAAAGATTAAAAGAAGCTATGCATGGCGTTGATTATGTTATTCATGCCGCAGCCCAGAAGCAGGTTCCAGCAGCTGAGTATAATCCAATGGAGTGTATCAAGACTAACGTACATGGCGCAGAGAATGTCATAAAGGCAGCATTATCAAATAATGTCGAAAAAGTCATAGCATTATCTACTGACAAAGCAGCTAATCCAATTAATTTATATGGTGCTACAAAGCTAGCATCTGATAAATTGTTTGTTGCTGCAAATAATATGGTTGGAACAAGAAAGACAAGATTTGCTATTGTTCGCTATGGTAATGTGCTTGGTAGTAGAGGTTCGGTTATACCTTTTTTTCAGAAGTTGATAGATGACGGAGCTACAGAGCTACCTATTATACATGAGAAAATGACTCGTTTTTTAATTACATTAGAAGAGGGAGTTAGATTTGTACTCAAAAATTTTGAAAGAATGCAGGGCGGAGAGATTTTTGTACCTAAGATTCCGTCTATGTATATGACAGAGCTAGCAAAAGCAATGGCTCCAGATTTACCTCATAAAATTGTTGGTATAAGACCTGGAGAAAAGCTTCATGAGATCATGTGTCCTTCTGATGACTCTCATTTAACATTGGAATTTGATGATCATTATGTGCTTTGTCCTACTATTCAATTTGCTCATAAGGCTGACTTTACGAAGAATAAGTTAGGAGAAGTTGGTAGTCCTGTAGAGCTCGGCTTTGAGTATAATTCTGGAAATAATACTGAGTGGTTAACACATGAGTCATTTTTGGAAATGATGGCGAGGATGTAA